Genomic DNA from Salvia miltiorrhiza cultivar Shanhuang (shh) chromosome 1, IMPLAD_Smil_shh, whole genome shotgun sequence:
aaaaaattaatttattcaacttattttttaaaataagggGCTGCGCGACCTAATTTTAGGTCCCAATTATAGacggcaaaacgccgtcggtaaaaaCCGACCCGAGCCTTTAATAGCGGCGGCTTGGACGCCGTCGCTATTCTAATgttcaaattatttaataaaaattaattttaattgatattAATAATTATCGGCGACGCCGCTGTCGATCATTAGCGACGGCGAAATTGCTGCCGCTAATCGGCCAGTAAAAGGCAAAAAATGGGTCGCCGTTTTTGTCGCTGCCGGCAATTATCGGTGGAAGCTCTGCGGTCGCTatttacgcgtttttttgtagtgggtGGCAGAGGCGGAGGGTGGGGGGGGGAGGGATTAGGGTTTGAAGGGggggttggggaagatgatgatatggcatatttttcatttctttttttcaaatttttttcccTCATGTCAATACTATGTCCATGTATCAACTTCCGACTACCACCTtgtcgattccggctgccaccgtgtAATTTTCGGCGAAGGCGTAATAAAAAACTGGTGACCggataaatttgagacaaaaacgaaaggtcatgtatttaaaagtagaaaaataaaattaggtgcaaaaaccaattccgtgtaaacattatgaatttataggcaattaccCTTATTTAAAATCACATCTCAATGAAGTTGAGAggttaatatttaatatagttTCTCCCAATTCTCTCCTTGGCCGCGTTTTCTCTGCCATTGTCTGGAACATCGGCAAGTAAGCCGTCGTCTCAGTGCGCATCATCCGTTCCGGCCGCCATCGCTTCTGCTCTTCCATTCGAGGTACTTTCCCTTCTTCATCTGAATTAGGCCGACTTATATATATACTATCACTTTTTGAAACAAATTAAGTTGTTAATTTGCTTTTTACaacttataaattcaattattcaaatactttaataacttataagcttttgacatattaaattttataagcCCTTTCTGTCtttgaacagtgaggtctcgggttcaatccccaccgctccccctccccaactcccccaagtaaaaacaaaaaataatgttaTAAGCTGTTGGAGCTTATATACTCTCTAAAATAAACTTAGACAAACTTTATTTCATCAAATTCCATTtagaatttaataattataattaagatttgaTTATGGGTGGATGCAAATTAGGCCAAACATTGGGCCAAATAATGTGTGCTCTGAATAAGGCACTCGGTTCGAACTTCATttcaaaagaagaaaaaaaattatcaattgTCCGAACttttattcctattttttgtccacatattttttaaaaataatggctaaatatatatatgtcaatGTGAGCCTTatgggccgggccgggccgacATGGTTTGGTCAGAGATCAGCCCAACTTTTGATTCAGACGTATATAAGGTTAGaattgattcataattcctaTACAAGGGTATTGTcttattgaatatatatttagaCATAGGGAATGCTCAAATAAATGCACGAGATTGTGTGTATTGGTTTGGGATTCTGTTGGATTTTTTtggattttaaatatatattcagactgtctttttttctctctatatatttagcattctctatcGATATattccctatataaatatatattttcttttttctgagaattacaagaggtatttattacataatcaaataagtaaCTCGCACGCACGCGCGACCTCTACACCATACAAATTAAGGTGAGAAAACTATCTACACGCAGGTAGGACCACTGTccacacaaaagtggaaaaattaCTCGCACGTAGGcaggattgaacccaagacggAGAGTTATCTTTCTAGTCACGTTATACTAGAGAgtcctattttaattgttattaaattttaacatttaatattatatgtccATATATCATATAGGAGTGGAGAAATTGTTTTTATCACCAAATTAAAAGCTGGGCCATGTGGTCTTAATTTCCACACGTCTACTTTTGCAGATGGTCACACACCACATACTATTCACACGCATACATACGCTCATATTCTTCACATATTTCTTTTTGGAGATGAAAATTACCTTTAAAGTGAAGAGACTGATACTTGCTCCAGTTATTTTAATCTTTGTTTCTtactttttcttcattttaattgtttctctctttctcttttatctttttgaatTAGGTCGACTTACATGCTACCACTTTCTGAAACAAATTAAGTTGTTAATTTGTTGTAATTCATTAGTTTAGTTTGCTCTGTGAGACTTCTGTCGTGCTTAATTAGATATATTGTAATTACAATTCGgtaataatttatttagtaGAGGCTGAATTTTTCCTGAATTTAAGTTGGTATTACTAGACCAAATATCCAAACAAATACAATTCAATATCTACTATCGATTGAAACATCTACTATCGCTATTTTACCCATTGTGTCACATTGATTGAAACATCTACTATCGAATACATTTTTAGAAATGATGCTTTAATGCATTTCATGATTGATATAATTATAGTTCTGAAGGTTCGATATATAATGTTAACTTTAATTTAAACTGATAGGCAAATAGAGAGACTTTGTGAGCTCAACAATAATGGAAGTTGAATAGAAAGGAGGGATTTGGAAGGCAGAATTAGGAGAGTGGGGTGTGACGAtggaaaaaatgaatttgttttTTCTAAATTAGGAGAATTAGGCCATTAAATGGAGGTTCGAGGAAATTGGAGGTGTTAACTCTTCTTGGATTTTCATAGATAACATTCATTATATTCAACATTATGACCATTACTTGCACCAATTTACTTTTCAAGTTTGCCCTTTTCTCGATAAGAACACATTAATTTTCTTGGTAGCAAAGTTGACATGTCTAAATAAGTTTACCCAAATAagtttcaattaaaaattcaagCTTTAGTTGGTTCAATTGAATTTAATGATAAGATGGTtccttaaataaaatatcaagaattttaattttattatatttgagaaaaaaatCTAGGAGAATAAATATACTCTATTATCGAAAGccttcaataaaattataaaatgataaatatataaagggtaaatatgtctttttatgttgaacattaattaatttttgaatttgattcggatcaaattgatccaaatagCAAGGTCCTTTCAGAAAATTATCTCATTCAAGAAAATAATACAAGGCGcaatttttcataaggaaaatATACAGTTATATATTTTGCCATTATCATAATCAAACcgttaaattaaaattcaaaagatTGTGTGAAATTGTGAAGATGTGTGAAATTGTGAACCCATTTCAATTAAGCTAACATTATCTTCAACTTGAATAATATTGATTCTCCATTCAAACTAGTACGTATattgaaattaaacgatatatttaaataaataaatattttcatatacaaatttcttttaatgaaaagagcgaaaacaaaatattttaaattttaaattcctttttgatgatttttatatcatattaaaaaaCTTGTAACGaagttaaatttaattaagatgcacattgaatttttatcatgaatcaaattcgacgatgtttagaaaagaataaaaaacaaatagagAAAATTAATAGGAAGATagagagaaaaatattgaaaaatttggtggagaagaaagagaaaaagggAGGAAAAAATGTAGGGAAAATACGTACTCACTTTTTATATATTGTTCTATAATCTAGATTTGATGCACTATGGTATccaaatattaaaaattcattTCAAGCTTTGAGAATTTCATATGAAACGTAGACGATGGTGACAAATAATGTATTTCTCaagaaaataaagttaaaaTTGATTAGAGAAGCTTCCCTCATATTTCCACAAAAATGTGGAAAATTTGCACTCTGCTACaattattttagatttgaatataaatgtCAATTGGTAGGCTTTTTGTTTTCTCACACAATTAGCACTCACAATATGGATACATTTTccccatttttccttctttgGCTTCTCATATTGTTTTCTTGTCTTGGCCTCTCTGCCGCACAGAGCATAACTCAAATCAAAAGTGATGAATATATTTTGAAATCcttaaaatcccacatcacttCGGATCCTaacaatattttgaaaaataaagttatacactattaatcaaattataattaattataaattagtcTTGGACTTTACTTGATAATAATAAAGTTATACACTattaatcaaattataaaatGCTTGACTACAGTCAATTCCATACAACTCAAAATCTTATCACTCACGGATGGATGGATGGGAATAGATGAAAAATATGTGATGCACATTTGGTCTTTTGCTTAAATCCCTTTTTCAAATGGAAACAATTATATATCCTTTTCAATCAATTTCTGAAAATTATAAACCTCCAAAAAATTTAATACAATTGATTAACCAATTATTGTTGTACCGAACCATTAAATATTGCAAATTCAATTTCACAGTGACTTACTCTAATGATCAATGTTAACATACATGTGTGTGATTCAATTTCACTTACCATTAAATATTGCgaatttaatttatccatgaaaaatggaaaaaaaataaaattatatgtgATACACATTTAGTCTTATGGTTAAGTCAAAGTCTAGTGCCCGTCGTGTAAGTAACAATTATATTTCCCTTtcaatcgatttttgaaaattatcacattcaaaaaaatactaattgaAAGCAATTTTCCATATAGAAAATGTCATTGTGGGCTCCCCAGTAATTTGTttataattaagaaatttaattattcatttttcattCCATAGGTGTGAGAGATCCTATTAcgaatcacagtttccccaacTCAAAGAAGACAGAGATATTGCACCACAAATCAAACATCTCAGCTTCAAAAGAGGtggaataatatttttttttaaatgttgtgtaatattttctcaagaaaagaaaaaagaaaacagactCTAATATTTCCGTTACATGAAATTTCATGAGTTTTCTTCTTTGCCCGAATCACACTCCAATATTGAGAGCATAAAGAAGACTAGGTCAATTAATTTTGGGTCTAGACAAAATAATGTTCTAGGTCAATAAAAACTGTGGAAAATTTACATTCTGCAATTCTCAGTCTCCAAAACTCTAGGCTCACAAGAACTGTattagatttgaatataaatggCATTTGTAGGCTTCTTGTTTTCTCACACAATTAGCACTCACAATATGGATACATTTCCCACCCTTCTTTTGCTTCTCATATTGTTTTCTTGTGTTAGCCTCTCTGCTGCACACAACATAACTCAAATCAAAAGTGATGAATATATACTTCTTGCCTTCAAATCCCACATCACTTTGGATCCTtccaatattttgaaaaataattggacCAGTGGAACCTCATTTTGCACATGGATAGGAGTTACTTGTGATTCGCGTCGTAGCAGGGTCACTAAATTAAATATCTCTGATATGGGACTCGAAGGAAGCATTCCACAGGAAATTGGAAATCTTTCTTCACTCGCTTATCTTGATATGAGTGGAAACTCTTTTCATGGTTGTATTCCTCTCTatccatttttaaatttttagttagtagaatctatttatttatacgGTAACTCTATCAGGTCGGCTACCAAAGGACATTTGCAGTCACAATAAccttcaaagactcaaactacttGACTTGTCGTCTAACAAATTGCAAGGAGATATACCGTCAAGTTTGTACCAATGTCCACAACTTGAAAGTATCGACTTGTCACGCAACAGCTTTGGTGGATATGTGCCTGCACAAATTTCGAATATCacactgcttaaggaattagaCCTTGGTGTGAACAATTTGAGAGGTATATATGTTCTTATCTCtatactgcttaaggaatttgATCCCTTACTAtttcatttctattgataaTCCAGAAATTGGTTGATAATGTCATTCGGTTTAATCGTAGATTTTGGGGTAAATGGCAAAGCTACGGCTCTTGCGTCTAATGATATTCTGCAGTTCCTCAGTAACATGATGAATACATAGCTAagcaatttatttattcttttctcattttacttTCAACTTTATTAATACTAATTCTTTATTCAGATGCTCAATCTAACAATAAAATCGGGCATACACCTAAATCTAGATTTGATATATTATAGTCTCCAAATATAAAAAACTAGTGAGTATTTTGACgtggaattattttaaattgtaatttaaattaagttatagtattatttttttgtataatgCAATTATTTAAGTTGATTTCTGAGATTATATCATTCGGAGTCCGTAAAATATGGtcacaatacacttaacaaaaacttaacaaaattcttaaaatttgtgccgaAGCTAtttaggtatatatatatttttttgcgTACGGAGGGTGTATTTTATACCATAATACTTTATCAGGCCACCTACCAAAAGACATTTGCTCGCATAACAAccttcaaagactcaaactacttAGCCTGTGGGCGAATAAATTGGAGGGAGAAATACCATTGAGTTTGGGTCAATGTACACAACTTGAGAGTATTGACTTGTCATGGAACAACTTTGGTGGAAATGTCCCTCGAGAAATTGGGAACATCACACAGCTTAAGGAATTAGAGCTTATTGGGAACAATTTGAAAGGTATGCTCTTGtctttatactaataatttaactgATAATCTCGAAATCAATTGATGATATACAACGtcattcaatttcatgctttgttTTCAAGCTTTGCATTGTTTTACagttcaataaatctatgcaaccacattgtggccacccacaatttagtttaatagggaaaatttcaatttgtttaatttatttttttaaataaaaatgggatttagttattttattgtattctctacattatagttatttttttgtaatttttttaagtgaATTGTGGGTGGCCATAATTTGGctatttagcattactctttacATTATATCCATGATATGAAAAACGATGATTAGAATTTACAATTTTGTCATAATTATTACTCATTTTTCTCGTTTTGGGGTTTGAGAAGAAACGGATTTTGATGTCAAATCTAATAACCATTATAGGTTCAACAAGTTTTGAAAGATCACGTTAAGtactcaaaatatcacaagagaTACATATATTCACTTAATTTCATATAGTTGGACAACGCTAATTTATAGTCCACCCAACTCCTTTTTCTGCATTTGCAAGATAGGGGAGCAGTTTGAAGTGGTGTACCACTAATATACTTTATAAtcaaacataattttttaacttgACATTATTTCACAGATATTCCGAAAGAGATTGGTTATCTTAATTATTTAGAGGTATTGAGCATGAGCAACAACAATCTCAGTGGACGATTACCAAGACAACTTTGGAATGTCACGACTCTTCGTGAATTAAACATTGCCAACATCTCTTTAACTGCAGGTATGTCATTACTCTTTctgctaattttttttattgaggcATTAACCACCTTTATTGTTATTTCTAATAAGCCAATTGTTAATCATATTTATCGTCACTTTTCTGTCCTATTTTCTGTTCTTTGAACATTGTATATTACTGCTTTGAGTCGGTTTACAATTTACAGTTTACAGTTTAACATTAATATGATTGTAAGTGAACAAAGGATTAACCTTAATTAGCAATAAATTAACCGTATGCTTTGATTAAATaaatgactttttaattttattttaacaacttataacCCATTCGTAAATATCAGAGAGACCacttaacttaattaatactattgCTCATGATTACTTTAGTAGACTCTAAACCGAATTGTTTACAACTTAGCCCATATCACAACATATATTGCTCATGCATTACTGTTGGTGAGCTCAATTTCACAGGTGGacttctttattattattatctctctctctctctcttattgaCTCAATTTGCATCGATCTAAATGGAATTGTTTACAATTTATCCCATATGATATGCTCATGCATTACTGTTGGTGGGCTCAATTTCACAGGTggactttattattattattattattattattattattattattattatctctctctctctctcttattgaCTCAATTTGCATCGATCTAAATGGAATTGTTTACAATTTATCCCATATGATATATTCACTTTCATATAATTTGGAAAAGCACTTCACTAACTATTTTTCTAATActtatgatttaatttgtagTTCATACTATTTGTAACATATTATTACTACACCCGATTCAAAAATAGTTATCATGATTTGACACAATTTCACAGGTGGTATTCCGAAAGAGATTGGTAATCTTAATAATCTAGAGATATTAGACATGAGTTTCAATTACAATCTCGGTGGACCATTTCCAAGACAAATTTTGAACATCACAAGTCTCCGTCGACTATACCTCAGCAACACCTCTTTAAATGGTATGTCTGCACTactctttaagccaaaactttaGTGAAAAGAGTTTGGTATATCGTAACTAACCATGATAATTGGAAATAATATGTGATACACATTTAGTCTTATGCTTAAGTCAAAGTCTATTGCCCGTCGTGTAACAGATGTTTATATTTCCCTCtcaatcgatttttgaaaattattgcatccaagaaaaataattgaaagcaaTTTTCCATATAGAAGATGCATGTCATTGCAAGATATAGCACCGTAAATCAAACATATTTCCCCAATAATTTGTTTATagttaagaaatttaattattcttttttcattACATGAGCCTGAGAGATCCGATTACTTATTGCAAGATATAGCACCGAAAATCGAACATACCAGCTTCAAAAGaggtgaaataataataatttttttgggaATTTATACTGAGAGGTATATATGTTCTTATCTCTATACTGAGAATTTAAATAGATTGATACCTTACTATTTCATTTCTACTGATAATCCATAAATTGGTTGATAATGTCATTCAGTTTAAACGTAGATTTTTGTGAAAATGGCAAAACTTCGGCTCTTGCCTCTAATGATATTTGTCGGTTCCTCAGTAACGTGATGTATATATAGCTAAGcaatttaattattcttttctcattttacttTCAACTTTATTAATCTGATTATTTATTCAGATGCTCAATCTAACAATAAAACCGGGCATGCACCTAAATCTAGATTTGATGTATTATAGTCTCCAAATATAAAAGCTAGTGAGTATTTCAACGgggaattattttaaattgtaatttaaattaaattatagtagtattatacataacaaaaacttaccaaaattcttaaaattcgtgctgAAGCTATTAAAGCATATATATTTTGCGTACGGAAGATGTATTTTATCGATAATATTTTATCAGGC
This window encodes:
- the LOC131014052 gene encoding LRR receptor-like serine/threonine-protein kinase EFR — its product is MDTFPTLLLLLILFSCVSLSAAHNITQIKSDEYILLAFKSHITLDPSNILKNNWTSGTSFCTWIGVTCDSRRSRVTKLNISDMGLEGSIPQEIGNLSSLAYLDMSGNSFHGRLPKDICSHNNLQRLKLLDLSSNKLQGDIPSSLYQCPQLESIDLSRNSFGGYVPAQISNITLLKELDLGVNNLRDFGVNGKATALASNDILQFLSNMMNT